The following DNA comes from Nocardioides panzhihuensis.
TGCCAACGCGCCGACCAGCAGGCCGAAGTCGCGCAGGGCGACGTCGTAGAACTGGCCCATCGACACGAGGTTGATGATGATCCCGGCCAGCCAGGCGGCGACCAGCAGGGCGCCGTAGCGGGGGATGACCGCCACGACGATGCCGGCGACGATCTCGATGACGCCGACCGCCAGCATCGCCTGGTGTGCGCTGCCGGGAACGATGTCGTTGATCCAGGGTGCGAGGTAGCGGTCCCATTCGGTCAGCACATCGGCGAACTTGTCGAGTCCGAAGGCGATCGGGGCGATGACGAAGACTGTGCGCAGCAGGAAGAAGGCTCGGTCGGCGCCGGAGGCGCCCGGCAGCGACTTGGTGGTCGTCGACGTCGTGGAGGTGTGGCTCGTCATGAGGCATCCCTTTCGGATGTGATGGAGAAGCGCGCCGTACGGGACGCTCCTCAGGTGTGATCTCACTGCGTCTGTGTCACCAACGCTGCCGCGTCTTACCGCCGAGCTCTGTCGATGTCCCGGGGTAAGAACCTCGCGGGTGGACCACACCAAGCAGTCATGAAGGTGTACCGGCGATATCGCAACGCCCTGCGGGCGCGTCAGGCTCTCGACGAGGCCGTGGCGTGGCGACGGCGAAGCCTGCTTCGCGCCGGGTTTCCCCCTGACCTCGCCTCGGACCTGGCGACGGACGTACGCCTCGATCTGCATGCGGTGCTGCAGCTGGTCGATCGCGGGTGCCCGCCGGAGCTGGCGATCAGGATCTTGGAGCCACTTCCGAGCGAGATGGGATCATGAGCCTCATGCACCGAGCCACCTCCGAGATCGGCGCCGCGCCGGATGAGGCCTGGGCGAACGAGCTGAACGATCCGGGTCCGCCGGGACATGCCGCCCAGCGCAGCCTCCATGATCTGCTGCTCCGCGCGACTCGTCACCAGGTGTGGCGGCTACGTCATCAGCTGCCCGGCGCCGGACCCGCGGACCTGGAGGATCTGGCCCAGCAGGCCGCTGACGATGCGCTGGTCGCGGTTCTCGGCAAGCTCGACACCTTCGAGGGGAGGAGCCGGTTCAGCACCTGGGTCTACAAGTTCGGGCTCCTGCACGCCGGTGTCGCGGTCCGTCGGCAGTCCTGGCGGCATCGTGAGGTCGCGCTCCCCGACACCTTCGACGTCAGTGACGGTGGCGTCACCCCGGAGGCCTTCGCGCAGGGCAGTGAGCTCTCGCGGGCCGTCCATGCGGCGATCTCCACGGACCTGACACCTCATCAGCGCCGCGTCACCTTGGCGTTGCTCGTCGAGCAGGTCCCGATCGACGTGCTCGCCGAGCGTCTCAACACCAACCGCAACGCCCTGTACAAGACCCTTCACGACGCACGCCAGCGACTTCGAGCGTGCCTGATGGCCAGCGGCCACCTCGACGACCCGTCCCTCCGGAGCACGCCATGACCGACCAAAACCGTTGCTCACCTGTCGAAGCGGCCCTCGACGACCTGCTGCTCGACACCGACCCGTACCTGTCCTGCGACGACTGCTTCGACCAGCTCGACACCTACGTCGAGCAGCTGCTGGCGAACCCGGGCCACGTGGACATCCCGATGCAGGTGCATCTGAAGGCTTGTGGAGCCTGTGCCGAGGAGGCCGAGGCGTTGATGGACCTGCTCTCGTCGTGACCGGACGGGGTCAGGTCCACGGGTTGTTCCAGCGACCGTCGGCGTGGGCCGGGTCCAGCACCGGCTCGTCGTCGACGATCTCCGCCCGGCCAATCTAGTTGTCGGCCGCCCCTGCCACGGCTGAGCGCGGGGCGGCGTCGGCTGAGCAGTGGTAGTCGCGCGACGGTCGCTCGCCCGTGGTCAGATAGGTCGTCACGACGTGGTTCGCGCAGCGGTTCCTGCCGCCCGGGTAGACGCCGTGGCCGCTCTGGTCGGCGGTCACCATGGTGGCCCGCTTGCCCAGCGCCGCCCGCATCTCCCGAGCCCCGGCGAGCGGTGTCGCCGGGTCGCGGAGGTTCTGCACCATCAGTACGTTGGCCGGACCCTGATCGGTGATCCGGACCGGCGGTTCGGTGGGAGCCGGCCAGTACGCGCACGGCGTGATGTTGGCTCCGGCGGCACCGAACAGGGGGTACCGGATCCGGTCAGCGGCTACGTTGCGCTGGTAGGTCGCAACCGACGACGGCCAGCGCGCGTCGTTGCAGATCATGTAGTAGCGACCGGAGATGAGGTTGTCCGCGTCGGTCACGGTCTCGCCTCCGGGCAGCGGTGGTGGCGGCTGGTTCGCGTCGACCGCCTGCCAGATGTCGGCCAGCAGCGGCAGCTGGGTGGGGGCGTACAGCAGAGCGAAGTTGACCAGCCGGAACGTGACATGGTCGAAGGGGCCGTCCGGAGACGGGATCGGCTTCTTCTCCAGCCGTTCGGCGAGCTCGAAGTACTTCGCTCGCACCTGCGCCGGTGTCGTGCCCAGTCCGTACTCGCGGTGGTTCGCCGCGGCGAACTTCGCGAAGGCCGGGAAGGTGTCCTCGACGCCCTGCGACCACAGCCGGTCGCTCGCGTAGTCCCAACCGCCCGGGCCCATGTTGCTGTCGAGCACGATCCGGTCGCTGCGCTCGGGGAACAGGGTGGTGTAGACGGCGCCCAGGTGGGTTCCCCAGGAGGCGCCGGCGTACGACAGCCTCGACTCACCCAGCGCGGCCCGGATCCGGTCCATGTCACGTGCGGTGTTGGCCGGGCTGACGTGCGGCAGCATCCAGGATGTCTTGGACGTCTCGCACTGCTGGGCGATCTGCTTGCTCTGGGCGGCTCGCTCGGTCACGTCGGCGGCGTCGCGGGCGTACGGCGGGATGTTGCCGGTGAGCTGCTGTTCCGGGGTGAGGTCGCACGTCACCGGCGTGCTGCGGCCGATCCCGCGCGGGTCGAAGCCGATCACGTCGTAGCTGTCCTGGACGCTCTGCGGGAGACCGGTCGCGACGAGCATCGCCGGGTAGCCCTCGCCCGCGGAGGGGCCGCCGGGGTTGGTGACCAGGATGCCGCGCCGCTTGTCGGGCTTCGTGCTCGCCAGCCGTGAGACCGCGATATCGATCGTCGGGCCGTCGGGGGCGCTGTAGTCCAGCGGGACCTTCAGGGTCCCGCACTGCATCTCTGCCGGGATCGGCACCGGAGAGATCTCGGCGGGGCACTTGGCCCAGGTGATGCGGTCCGGTGGCTGTGTCGGCTCCTGTGCCTGTGCCCCGGCTGGACCTGCCAGCGAGGCCGCTGGGGCCAGCGAGGCCGCTGGGGCCAGTGTGGCCGCCAGCGAGACGACGGCGACGGTGAGCGGTACCGAGATGCGTTTCATTTCCTTCTCCCGAGGATGGGCGCTGAGACAGTGTCAGTCTTCGCCGATCGGAGGGCAGGAGGCATCCGGCCGAAGACCATTCCCGGGGTGGCTGAAAGAACTATTGACGGGTGGGAAAAGTAGTAGTGGCGCAGATCACTGCCCCTGCTGAAGGCGGTGACAGGGTGAGTCGGCGACGACGGTTGGCGGTAGGGCCGCGATCGGAGAGGATGGCTCCGTGATCGACGAGCGCCCCATCAAGACCTGGCTGACAGACATGGACGGCGTCCTGGTGCGCGAGGAGGAGCCGATCCCGGGTGCGGCCGAGTTCCTGGCGAAGCTCACCGAGAAGTCGCTGCCGTTCCTGGTGCTGACCAACAACTCGATCTACACTCCGCGCGACCTCCGGGTCCGGCTGCTTCGCTCCGGTCTCGACGTTCCCGAGAAGTCGATCTGGACCTCCGCGATGGCGACCGCGCAGTTCCTCTCCGACCAGCGCCCGGACGGTTCGGCGTACGTCGTCGGTGAGGCCGGGCTGACGACCGCGCTGCACGAGGTCGGCTACGTGATGACGGAGACCGACCCCGACTACGTCGTGCTGGGGGAGACCCGCACCTTCTCCTTCGAGGCGATCACCCGGGCGATCCGGCTGATCGAGCGTGGCGCGCGGTTCATCGCGACCAACCCCGACCCGAGCGGGCCGAGCCCCCAGGGCACGCTGCCCGCCACCGGCTCCGTGGCGGCGCTGATCAGCGCCGCGACCAACCGGGCGCCCTACTTCGTCGGCAAGCCGAACCCGCTGATGATGCGCAGCGCTCTCAACCAGCTCGAGGCCCACTCCGAGACGACGGTGATGATCGGCGACCGGATGGACACCGACATCATCAGCGGCCTCGAGGCCGGCTTGCGCACCATCCTGGTCGAGACCGGGTCGACCAGGCCCGAGCAGATCGAGACCTTCCCG
Coding sequences within:
- a CDS encoding alpha/beta hydrolase — its product is MKRISVPLTVAVVSLAATLAPAASLAPAASLAGPAGAQAQEPTQPPDRITWAKCPAEISPVPIPAEMQCGTLKVPLDYSAPDGPTIDIAVSRLASTKPDKRRGILVTNPGGPSAGEGYPAMLVATGLPQSVQDSYDVIGFDPRGIGRSTPVTCDLTPEQQLTGNIPPYARDAADVTERAAQSKQIAQQCETSKTSWMLPHVSPANTARDMDRIRAALGESRLSYAGASWGTHLGAVYTTLFPERSDRIVLDSNMGPGGWDYASDRLWSQGVEDTFPAFAKFAAANHREYGLGTTPAQVRAKYFELAERLEKKPIPSPDGPFDHVTFRLVNFALLYAPTQLPLLADIWQAVDANQPPPPLPGGETVTDADNLISGRYYMICNDARWPSSVATYQRNVAADRIRYPLFGAAGANITPCAYWPAPTEPPVRITDQGPANVLMVQNLRDPATPLAGAREMRAALGKRATMVTADQSGHGVYPGGRNRCANHVVTTYLTTGERPSRDYHCSADAAPRSAVAGAADN
- a CDS encoding RNA polymerase sigma factor, encoding MSLMHRATSEIGAAPDEAWANELNDPGPPGHAAQRSLHDLLLRATRHQVWRLRHQLPGAGPADLEDLAQQAADDALVAVLGKLDTFEGRSRFSTWVYKFGLLHAGVAVRRQSWRHREVALPDTFDVSDGGVTPEAFAQGSELSRAVHAAISTDLTPHQRRVTLALLVEQVPIDVLAERLNTNRNALYKTLHDARQRLRACLMASGHLDDPSLRSTP
- a CDS encoding HAD-IIA family hydrolase, whose translation is MIDERPIKTWLTDMDGVLVREEEPIPGAAEFLAKLTEKSLPFLVLTNNSIYTPRDLRVRLLRSGLDVPEKSIWTSAMATAQFLSDQRPDGSAYVVGEAGLTTALHEVGYVMTETDPDYVVLGETRTFSFEAITRAIRLIERGARFIATNPDPSGPSPQGTLPATGSVAALISAATNRAPYFVGKPNPLMMRSALNQLEAHSETTVMIGDRMDTDIISGLEAGLRTILVETGSTRPEQIETFPFRPTCVVGSIADVLPMLDGGE